In the genome of Fulvivirga maritima, one region contains:
- a CDS encoding tetratricopeptide repeat protein: MAFKVPVSKQVSIPSLIFQFLLITGIYFVLKPLIIEYAFLITAIAYALIARILRSTIAKSHRKGISLVKKHQYEEAIQHFKESVKYFTEHKLIDKYRIITLLSASKMSYREMGLCNIAFCYSQIGEGAESKKYYESVLSEYPNNGIAIAGLRMLNSMHNAAEE, encoded by the coding sequence ATGGCTTTCAAAGTTCCGGTTTCCAAGCAGGTTTCTATTCCTTCATTAATATTTCAGTTTTTACTGATTACCGGTATTTATTTTGTCTTGAAGCCTTTAATTATAGAATACGCCTTTTTAATAACCGCTATAGCCTATGCACTAATAGCCAGAATTTTGAGAAGCACCATAGCCAAATCACATAGAAAAGGGATCAGCTTGGTGAAAAAGCATCAGTATGAAGAGGCTATTCAGCACTTTAAAGAGAGCGTAAAATATTTTACTGAGCATAAGCTTATAGACAAATACAGGATCATCACTTTACTAAGCGCTTCTAAGATGAGTTATAGAGAAATGGGACTTTGTAATATTGCCTTTTGTTATTCGCAAATAGGAGAAGGAGCCGAAAGTAAAAAGTATTACGAAAGCGTGCTGAGTGAGTACCCAAATAATGGTATCGCAATAGCTGGTTTAAGAATGCTCAATTCAATGCATAACGCTGCTGAAGAATAA
- a CDS encoding adenylosuccinate synthetase, whose amino-acid sequence MPQCSIVIDLGFGDCGKGLTTDYLASQNPSSSLVIRFSGGHQVGHTVTTDDISHTFSNFGSGTFRGVPTFYTEHTTIFPPAILLEGKYLEKYQPRLFFHPHAMVTTAYDIAYNRAIEKQNQHGSCGLGFGATIERNREEVYFFAQDLAFEWVVKERLTSIKNYYQKLVDALGDQVQKLYKNELETYHEDDYVQCCQVIEEFYTVKSFEELQNSFDHFIFEGSQGIMLDTRHGFHPHTTWSNTTSKNAIEFINHYFGNTHKLDLYYVTRCYQTRHGNGPMSNTQEVQLQNHEQEANVTNEFQGEFRTTTLDPQLLNYALTCDKHYHGHLSVSKHLMITCLDQLPDFSINAFLPTINESFQSVLGSYGPGAKTIQVIQNDKS is encoded by the coding sequence ATGCCGCAGTGTAGTATAGTAATTGATTTGGGTTTTGGAGATTGTGGTAAAGGTTTAACTACTGATTACCTGGCATCCCAAAACCCATCTTCAAGTTTAGTAATCCGCTTTTCCGGAGGGCATCAGGTGGGGCACACCGTTACCACTGATGATATTAGTCATACCTTCAGTAATTTTGGTTCAGGTACTTTCAGGGGAGTGCCTACTTTTTACACGGAGCATACCACCATATTTCCACCAGCTATTTTACTGGAGGGTAAGTATCTGGAAAAGTACCAACCTCGCTTATTCTTTCATCCGCATGCTATGGTTACTACAGCTTATGACATTGCCTATAATAGAGCTATAGAAAAGCAGAACCAGCATGGCTCTTGTGGGTTGGGCTTTGGAGCAACTATAGAAAGAAATAGGGAAGAGGTCTACTTTTTTGCTCAGGACTTAGCTTTTGAATGGGTAGTAAAGGAGCGCTTAACCAGCATAAAGAACTATTACCAGAAGCTGGTAGATGCTTTGGGTGATCAGGTGCAGAAACTCTATAAGAATGAGCTGGAAACCTACCATGAAGATGATTATGTGCAATGCTGCCAAGTGATAGAAGAGTTTTATACTGTAAAGAGCTTTGAAGAACTTCAAAATTCATTTGATCATTTTATTTTTGAAGGAAGTCAGGGCATTATGTTAGATACCAGACATGGCTTTCACCCACATACCACCTGGAGTAACACTACCTCTAAAAATGCTATTGAGTTCATAAATCATTATTTTGGAAATACTCATAAGTTAGATTTGTATTATGTAACCCGATGCTACCAAACGCGCCATGGTAATGGCCCTATGAGTAATACGCAGGAGGTGCAATTGCAGAATCATGAACAAGAAGCAAATGTAACTAATGAATTTCAGGGAGAATTTAGAACCACAACGCTTGATCCGCAGCTATTAAATTATGCGCTTACTTGCGACAAGCATTATCATGGCCATTTATCTGTGAGTAAACACCTTATGATTACCTGCCTTGATCAGCTACCTGATTTTTCAATTAATGCGTTTTTGCCTACTATAAACGAAAGCTTTCAGTCAGTTTTGGGTAGTTATGGCCCTGGCGCAAAGACCATCCAAGTAATTCAGAATGATAAGTCCTGA
- a CDS encoding SMI1/KNR4 family protein, with translation MKDYILDYNDELKGLQWDNVNFAALPVNNFTPIEDPEDIENDFTFKDNLLEAISTATGNDVLMLLFITPESLEEGEFFGFAYLANRKILPFKINKNQVFVEWAHLVIAGDDPDDGKKAWLYNFSGNGISRSPLDLRINNMVVTDTGASLIKKSPNEFNREALEKEKADFIAPYVQPAPTTYSMEELAQAFNEVITAEKLSIIPPKDNEEIYAEFEKLAGYPFPAILKDFFTLHNGVEKSAFLSPEEVLKQWKEWKMIYEDWTQEELYDEYVEVDKVLPLYTTPYWIPFFDLVGGNYVALDLAPNTDGKAGQIISFGADYETGVYESADLIAFLKSLNSKED, from the coding sequence ATGAAGGATTATATACTTGATTATAATGATGAATTGAAAGGGTTACAGTGGGATAATGTAAATTTTGCAGCATTGCCGGTAAATAATTTCACGCCTATTGAAGATCCTGAAGATATAGAGAATGATTTCACCTTTAAGGATAACCTTTTAGAAGCGATTAGCACAGCAACAGGTAATGATGTGCTCATGCTATTATTTATTACTCCAGAAAGTCTTGAAGAAGGAGAATTTTTTGGTTTTGCCTACTTGGCCAACCGCAAAATTTTACCATTCAAAATAAATAAAAATCAAGTGTTTGTAGAATGGGCTCATCTGGTTATAGCTGGTGATGACCCAGATGATGGGAAGAAGGCATGGTTATACAATTTCTCAGGAAATGGTATTAGCAGGAGTCCGCTAGATCTGAGAATTAACAATATGGTGGTAACAGATACTGGTGCCAGTTTAATTAAAAAATCGCCTAATGAATTTAACAGAGAAGCTTTAGAAAAGGAAAAGGCTGATTTTATAGCTCCTTATGTGCAGCCAGCACCTACCACTTATTCAATGGAAGAATTAGCTCAGGCTTTTAATGAAGTGATAACCGCTGAAAAGCTCTCTATTATTCCACCTAAAGATAATGAGGAAATATATGCTGAATTTGAAAAGCTGGCGGGCTATCCGTTTCCTGCTATTTTAAAGGACTTCTTCACTTTGCATAATGGCGTAGAAAAGTCTGCCTTTTTATCTCCAGAAGAAGTGCTTAAGCAGTGGAAAGAATGGAAAATGATTTATGAAGATTGGACCCAGGAAGAGTTATATGATGAATATGTGGAAGTAGATAAAGTTTTGCCACTTTATACTACTCCGTATTGGATACCTTTCTTTGATCTGGTAGGAGGTAATTATGTGGCGCTTGATTTGGCTCCTAATACTGATGGTAAGGCAGGACAAATCATCTCATTTGGAGCTGATTATGAGACAGGTGTATATGAAAGTGCTGATCTTATAGCATTTTTAAAATCATTGAATTCAAAAGAGGATTAG
- a CDS encoding pirin family protein gives MLDMVIEARKASISTAMEVRRILPFRKKRMVGPFIFMDHAGPVQLAAAPSITDMDVLPHPHIGLSTVTYLFNGEVMHRDSLGVEQIIKPGAVNWMTAGKGISHSERFENPAALAGTSLEMLQTWVALPEKYEEIDPAFNNYQPGQLPEYDDKGIWMRLIAGNAYGLKNDVKTHSPLFYLHVKLDKGTMFGLPREHSERAIYIAQGTLEISGRKYGKGQMLVFGEDNDPGIRAYEDSVIMMLGGEPLGERYIWWNFVSSRKERIEQAKADWQEGRIKLPPTDDQEFVELPQDRSRPSDPPSPQALS, from the coding sequence ATGTTGGATATGGTCATTGAAGCCAGAAAAGCTTCCATTAGTACTGCTATGGAGGTTCGAAGAATACTGCCTTTCAGAAAAAAGCGAATGGTGGGCCCATTTATTTTCATGGATCATGCTGGCCCTGTGCAACTGGCAGCAGCTCCTTCTATAACTGATATGGATGTGCTACCGCACCCTCATATCGGTCTGTCTACCGTTACCTATCTTTTTAATGGTGAAGTAATGCATAGAGATAGTCTGGGCGTGGAGCAGATCATAAAACCCGGGGCTGTTAATTGGATGACCGCTGGCAAAGGCATTAGCCATTCTGAGCGATTTGAAAATCCGGCCGCACTGGCTGGTACTTCATTGGAGATGTTACAAACCTGGGTAGCCTTACCAGAAAAATATGAAGAAATTGACCCTGCATTTAATAACTATCAACCTGGTCAATTACCAGAATATGATGATAAAGGTATATGGATGCGATTGATAGCAGGTAATGCTTATGGATTGAAAAATGATGTGAAAACCCATAGCCCGTTATTTTACCTACATGTAAAGTTAGATAAAGGCACTATGTTTGGTTTGCCTCGTGAGCACTCAGAAAGAGCTATTTATATAGCACAAGGAACTTTGGAAATATCAGGTAGGAAGTATGGAAAGGGCCAAATGTTAGTTTTTGGTGAAGATAATGACCCGGGAATTAGAGCCTATGAAGATAGCGTAATTATGATGCTTGGAGGAGAGCCCTTAGGAGAGCGCTATATATGGTGGAATTTTGTCTCTTCACGTAAAGAGCGTATAGAACAGGCTAAGGCAGACTGGCAGGAAGGAAGAATAAAATTGCCTCCTACTGATGATCAGGAGTTTGTAGAACTTCCCCAAGATCGTAGCAGGCCTTCAGATCCTCCTTCGCCGCAAGCATTGTCCTGA
- a CDS encoding cupin domain-containing protein, which translates to MNIKTIIGVVSLSICTIITTSCQNDSTSHNSNDVIFEKGELAPSEKFVGNVYMNVLVPVDSIYTMKSGSVTFEAGARTNWHLHPSGQILMVTDGVGYHQIKGREREVIKKGDVIRIPPNVFHWHGASEEYEMTHLFMVPNIDKGLTEWQDPVTDQEYKGK; encoded by the coding sequence ATGAATATAAAAACTATAATAGGAGTTGTATCCCTATCTATTTGTACTATAATAACAACTAGCTGTCAAAACGATTCTACTAGTCACAATTCTAATGATGTCATTTTTGAAAAAGGCGAACTGGCTCCTTCAGAGAAATTTGTGGGTAATGTTTATATGAATGTTCTGGTGCCAGTAGATTCTATTTACACCATGAAATCTGGCAGTGTTACGTTTGAGGCTGGAGCCCGCACAAACTGGCACCTCCACCCCAGCGGACAGATTTTAATGGTTACTGATGGCGTTGGCTATCATCAAATTAAAGGCAGAGAAAGGGAAGTGATTAAAAAAGGCGATGTAATCCGTATCCCTCCGAACGTATTTCATTGGCATGGAGCTTCAGAAGAATATGAGATGACACACCTATTTATGGTTCCTAATATTGATAAAGGCCTTACCGAGTGGCAAGACCCTGTTACTGATCAGGAGTATAAAGGAAAGTAA
- a CDS encoding BLUF domain-containing protein yields MSATPVFSLIYKSKATQNFSPDQLFELSNKANARNEELMISGFLQFKNGDFLQYLEGEKTAVMSLMNDITQDNRHEVQSIIYLPELTERFFANWHMRYITPNEFNYLSLTDLLHDLLMQIDKIDQSPEEIENRALRLINRVAIHYNDTS; encoded by the coding sequence ATGTCAGCCACTCCCGTATTTTCATTAATCTATAAGAGTAAAGCCACCCAAAACTTTAGCCCCGATCAGTTATTTGAATTATCTAATAAGGCCAATGCTAGAAATGAGGAATTAATGATATCAGGCTTTTTGCAATTTAAGAATGGAGATTTTTTGCAATATCTGGAAGGGGAGAAAACAGCTGTGATGAGTTTAATGAATGACATTACACAGGATAACCGCCACGAAGTACAGAGTATTATTTATTTACCAGAGCTAACAGAGAGATTCTTTGCCAACTGGCATATGCGATATATCACACCTAATGAATTCAATTATCTTAGCCTGACAGACTTATTGCATGATCTTTTAATGCAAATAGATAAAATCGATCAGTCTCCTGAGGAGATTGAAAATCGAGCGTTAAGACTTATAAATAGAGTGGCTATTCATTATAATGACACTTCTTAG
- a CDS encoding glycosyltransferase codes for MSVRDSIYTASGTNTAEGQEKTEKEKASLKKVVTTPSAYLILIGTFLLLAGSVYLVYLLEPHFETLHFERMNTSWGMVLTGLGITLLTLKISFLLYILVLYLKYKPIKSVSDDLLPTTTVIVPAYNEGELVWQTLKSLANSDFPKEKLQLIAIDDGSQDDTWEWMQKAKAELGDRVAIYQQPQNKGKRHALYRGFHLAKGEVFVTVDSDSVVREDTLRNMVSPFVVNKECGAVAGNVRVLNNKKALIPRMLNVSFTFSFEFVRSAQSRLGSVLCTPGALAAYRGKAVMTCLNDWINQKFMGQPSDIGEDRAMTNMILKQGFKVFFQRDAYVYTNTPERYQNLYKMFIRWERSNVRENIMMSKFAFTNFRKGPKLGTRILLLNQWLKILLSYPMVTLMLLFVFTHPLLFLSSTLMSIAVFSSIQAIFHATRHKNVFESMWAYPYSIFYTFSLFWITPYAIATASRRGWLTRSLPQSKQKISTSGSL; via the coding sequence ATGAGCGTAAGAGATAGTATATATACGGCGAGTGGTACTAACACAGCCGAGGGACAAGAGAAGACAGAGAAGGAAAAAGCAAGCCTGAAAAAAGTTGTAACTACACCATCTGCCTATTTAATACTTATTGGTACCTTCCTGCTTTTGGCAGGTTCAGTTTACCTGGTGTATTTATTGGAACCGCACTTTGAAACCCTACATTTTGAAAGAATGAATACCTCATGGGGAATGGTGCTTACCGGATTAGGAATTACTCTACTGACGTTAAAAATCAGTTTCTTACTTTACATTTTAGTGCTCTATTTAAAATATAAACCCATTAAATCGGTTTCTGATGATTTATTGCCTACTACTACGGTAATAGTGCCCGCATATAATGAAGGAGAGTTGGTTTGGCAAACCTTAAAGAGTTTGGCCAACAGTGATTTCCCTAAAGAGAAACTTCAGCTAATAGCTATAGATGACGGAAGTCAGGATGATACCTGGGAATGGATGCAAAAGGCCAAAGCAGAGTTAGGTGATCGTGTAGCTATCTATCAGCAACCACAAAACAAAGGAAAGAGACATGCACTGTACAGAGGTTTCCACTTAGCTAAAGGAGAAGTGTTTGTTACTGTAGATAGTGATTCTGTAGTAAGAGAAGATACGCTAAGAAATATGGTGAGCCCATTTGTAGTAAATAAAGAATGTGGCGCTGTGGCTGGTAACGTAAGAGTGCTTAATAACAAAAAGGCGCTTATACCAAGAATGCTTAATGTGAGCTTCACTTTTAGCTTTGAGTTTGTAAGATCAGCACAGAGTAGATTAGGATCAGTGCTTTGTACACCGGGTGCCTTGGCCGCTTACCGCGGTAAAGCAGTAATGACTTGCCTTAACGACTGGATCAATCAGAAATTTATGGGGCAACCTTCTGACATAGGTGAAGACAGAGCCATGACTAACATGATACTGAAGCAAGGTTTTAAAGTATTTTTCCAGAGAGATGCTTATGTGTATACTAACACTCCGGAGAGATATCAAAACCTTTATAAAATGTTTATCAGATGGGAGAGAAGTAACGTTCGTGAAAACATTATGATGAGTAAATTCGCTTTCACTAACTTCCGTAAAGGACCAAAATTAGGAACACGTATATTATTACTTAATCAGTGGTTAAAGATCTTATTATCTTATCCTATGGTTACATTAATGCTGTTATTTGTGTTTACTCACCCACTTTTATTCTTAAGCTCTACGTTAATGAGTATCGCGGTATTCTCAAGTATACAGGCCATATTTCATGCAACCAGACATAAAAATGTATTTGAATCTATGTGGGCATATCCCTACAGTATATTCTATACCTTCTCTCTTTTCTGGATTACTCCGTATGCCATAGCTACGGCCAGCAGAAGAGGTTGGTTAACCAGAAGCTTACCACAAAGTAAGCAGAAGATTTCAACTAGTGGATCGCTATAA
- a CDS encoding LytR/AlgR family response regulator transcription factor, whose amino-acid sequence MSEVMKCLVVDDEAIAARGMVNYINRTDYLKLARSCDSAQAAYDTLQQENIDLMFLDINMPEQTGIELLQSLPNAPLTIFTTAYAEYALEAFNLHVVDYLMKPIAYNRFTIACEKARSLFQSQNNALAPQSIDNNLRYIRQGDSFIKIHWSEILYVEAMQNYLKLHFKDQVFTIHQTMNSIEESLPVSHFFRVHRSYLINVTAIESITGNMLTIKGSMIPISRQRKDDLIQNIVLKKLLSK is encoded by the coding sequence ATGAGTGAAGTAATGAAATGCCTTGTAGTAGATGATGAGGCCATAGCCGCCAGGGGCATGGTTAATTATATTAATAGAACAGACTACCTCAAGCTGGCTCGAAGCTGTGATTCTGCTCAGGCAGCCTATGATACCTTGCAGCAAGAAAACATTGACCTCATGTTTCTGGATATCAATATGCCTGAGCAAACGGGCATAGAGCTGCTACAGTCTTTGCCCAATGCTCCACTTACCATATTTACTACCGCTTACGCCGAATATGCACTAGAAGCCTTTAATCTTCATGTAGTAGATTACTTAATGAAGCCTATTGCTTATAATCGTTTTACAATAGCCTGTGAAAAAGCCAGGTCTCTTTTCCAATCACAAAACAATGCTTTAGCACCTCAATCTATAGACAATAACCTGCGGTACATCAGACAAGGAGATAGCTTTATTAAAATTCATTGGTCTGAAATTTTGTATGTAGAGGCCATGCAAAATTATCTCAAACTTCATTTTAAAGATCAGGTGTTTACTATTCATCAAACCATGAACTCGATTGAAGAGAGCTTGCCTGTAAGCCATTTTTTCCGGGTTCACCGCTCTTACCTTATTAATGTAACTGCAATTGAATCTATTACAGGTAATATGCTTACTATTAAAGGGAGTATGATTCCTATTTCGCGCCAGCGAAAAGATGATTTAATACAGAATATAGTACTAAAAAAGCTGCTGAGTAAATAG
- a CDS encoding sensor histidine kinase: MNRDLTKNSHLIISGYWILLLVVFIIQVYPQTNSFIETLLFSLCITISIYPVSTWLSGSLLMQALNEKRLLKFAFFFVLLSIIVAGIFILYLLLFSFLEARQYFPQSEYFEIVSEPWFATYSVLSAGIFINLCICGLRFLIEYIKSQKSLHEYQLQSLKHQVTPHFMFNVLNHIHVLMQENVDHASDLLIQYSDILRYQLYKGNEETVLVQEEVDFLKSFINVEQLRWEEKVHVSADWNIENPTQQIPALLFIIFIENAFKYVNKETANPGDIRLHLRSSAEKIDFWIKNSINPTPQKSSQSQGLGLKNIKARLNILFPQRHILTIKKSDMDFQVYLTIKLTK, translated from the coding sequence ATGAATAGAGATTTGACTAAAAACAGCCATCTCATTATATCCGGTTATTGGATATTACTTTTAGTGGTATTTATCATCCAAGTATACCCTCAAACCAATTCCTTTATAGAGACATTACTCTTTTCTCTATGCATCACTATAAGCATATACCCTGTCTCTACCTGGCTCAGTGGCAGCCTACTTATGCAGGCATTAAATGAAAAACGGCTACTAAAATTTGCCTTCTTTTTTGTATTGCTATCAATAATTGTAGCTGGTATTTTCATACTCTATCTCCTTCTTTTTAGTTTTCTTGAAGCCCGTCAATACTTTCCTCAATCAGAGTATTTTGAGATAGTTTCTGAGCCGTGGTTCGCCACTTATAGTGTGCTTTCGGCAGGTATATTTATTAACTTATGTATCTGCGGGTTGCGGTTTTTAATAGAGTACATCAAATCACAAAAAAGCCTGCATGAATATCAGTTACAAAGTTTAAAGCATCAGGTAACACCACATTTTATGTTTAATGTATTGAATCACATTCATGTGCTTATGCAGGAAAACGTAGACCATGCTTCAGACCTACTTATACAGTATTCTGACATATTAAGGTATCAGCTATATAAAGGCAATGAAGAAACTGTGCTGGTACAAGAGGAAGTAGATTTTCTGAAAAGCTTTATTAACGTAGAGCAGCTTAGGTGGGAAGAAAAAGTGCATGTTTCTGCAGACTGGAACATTGAAAACCCAACTCAGCAAATCCCGGCACTCCTTTTTATTATTTTTATTGAAAATGCCTTTAAATACGTAAATAAGGAAACTGCTAACCCTGGTGATATTCGATTACATTTACGCAGCTCAGCAGAAAAAATTGATTTTTGGATTAAAAACTCCATTAATCCAACTCCGCAAAAAAGCTCACAAAGCCAGGGACTTGGTTTAAAAAATATTAAAGCCAGGCTTAACATTTTGTTTCCTCAACGGCATATTTTAACTATTAAAAAGTCTGACATGGATTTTCAGGTATATCTAACTATTAAATTAACAAAATGA
- a CDS encoding DUF6268 family outer membrane beta-barrel protein, whose translation MNFIKTALFVALFASAGTSWAQVNIKTEYFSKSHYRYSDDDDGHRVGDSEGSAMVYQLAAKIPLSIKVEEDKKNIWGLTFNTAYAALNNHHFNQPLVIDEITNMGVGVFNLRDLNDKWTLISMLGVGVYATSPNLDDLRGNQILLNTAALFIRHINPNLDLGVGAAINNSFGYPMLFPALYLKWTKEGKYTIDVSMLEGVDISVAYEASPKLKLSYVVAVDGQLAMVNEFDDEQMFTHQYIVTGFKPELKLGNHLSMPLVLGISAMRTAQLNERKLKSLWVDATYYFGLSAYGSLGLTYNFE comes from the coding sequence ATGAATTTCATTAAAACAGCATTATTTGTAGCTCTATTTGCTTCAGCAGGCACGAGTTGGGCGCAGGTGAACATTAAGACAGAGTATTTCAGCAAATCACATTACCGCTACAGTGATGATGATGACGGGCACAGAGTAGGAGACAGCGAAGGGAGCGCTATGGTTTATCAGTTGGCTGCTAAAATTCCACTTTCTATAAAAGTGGAGGAGGATAAGAAAAATATTTGGGGCTTAACCTTTAATACGGCTTATGCGGCATTGAATAATCATCATTTCAATCAGCCATTAGTAATTGATGAGATTACTAACATGGGTGTTGGTGTTTTTAATTTAAGAGACCTGAATGATAAATGGACACTTATCAGTATGTTGGGAGTGGGTGTTTATGCCACATCACCCAATCTGGATGACCTAAGAGGAAATCAAATTTTGCTTAATACTGCTGCCTTATTCATCAGACATATTAATCCTAACCTGGATTTAGGGGTAGGAGCTGCTATTAATAATTCATTTGGTTATCCCATGTTATTTCCTGCACTCTACTTAAAATGGACCAAAGAAGGTAAATATACAATTGATGTATCCATGCTGGAAGGCGTGGATATTTCCGTCGCTTATGAAGCAAGCCCTAAGCTCAAGCTTAGCTACGTGGTGGCGGTAGATGGGCAGCTGGCCATGGTTAATGAATTTGACGATGAGCAGATGTTTACGCATCAGTATATAGTTACAGGTTTTAAGCCAGAGCTGAAATTAGGAAATCATTTATCTATGCCATTGGTTCTGGGTATTAGTGCTATGAGAACAGCTCAGCTTAACGAAAGAAAACTCAAAAGCCTATGGGTGGATGCTACCTATTACTTTGGCTTATCTGCTTATGGCTCTTTGGGATTAACCTATAATTTCGAATAA
- a CDS encoding DUF3570 domain-containing protein encodes MRMQLTYKLLAIALLLSTGLYAQESSDIGNNEAKALNETEINFLFNYYEQDGDNAAVTGGRGTEELTNVAPAVIINIPIDTSRTLSTYFGFDNYSSASTDNIDNNVSSASSSDTRYYVNATYSKTNAKQSTYSVKAGFSQEYDYTSISAGLGWAKEFNNQNTEINLSGLAYFDTWKLLYPIELRTGEKLVDTDQRKSFNFSATLAQVISKRLQASLSLEYVYQSGLLSTPFHRVYFNDGINNPQLKDRAVETLPDSRSKFPVGLRVNYYLSDLIILRGYYRYYHDDFDIDAHTMNLEVPVKVAQFFTVYPFFRYHTQTASKYFAPYGVHERSEEFYSSDYDLSALSSTSLGLGLKYSPLYGLARFKGPFSKKTGRITSFKSVDVRFADYTRTGDNPDGGGDLDAYSISFEFTFVF; translated from the coding sequence ATGCGGATGCAACTAACATATAAACTATTAGCAATAGCCCTTTTGTTATCAACAGGGCTATATGCGCAAGAATCTTCTGATATTGGTAATAATGAAGCTAAAGCGCTTAACGAAACAGAAATAAACTTTCTATTTAACTACTATGAGCAAGATGGTGATAATGCCGCTGTAACAGGAGGTAGAGGTACTGAAGAACTAACGAACGTGGCTCCCGCAGTAATTATCAATATTCCTATTGATACAAGCAGAACGCTTTCTACCTACTTTGGATTTGATAATTATTCGTCAGCTTCTACGGATAACATAGATAATAATGTGTCATCAGCCTCTAGCTCTGATACGCGTTATTATGTAAATGCCACCTATTCTAAAACCAATGCTAAGCAATCTACTTACAGCGTAAAAGCAGGTTTTTCACAAGAATATGATTACACCTCTATTTCTGCTGGCTTAGGATGGGCAAAAGAGTTTAATAATCAGAATACTGAGATTAACCTATCAGGCTTAGCTTATTTTGATACCTGGAAGCTTTTATACCCAATTGAACTAAGAACAGGAGAAAAGCTGGTAGATACAGACCAGAGAAAATCATTTAACTTCTCTGCCACGTTAGCACAGGTAATCAGTAAGCGGCTACAAGCGTCACTTTCATTAGAGTATGTCTACCAGAGCGGCTTGCTCTCTACTCCGTTTCATAGGGTTTATTTTAATGATGGAATTAATAATCCACAACTAAAAGACAGAGCAGTAGAAACACTTCCTGATTCAAGATCTAAGTTTCCTGTTGGCCTTAGAGTTAACTATTACCTCAGTGACTTGATCATTCTAAGAGGTTACTACCGGTATTACCATGATGATTTTGATATTGATGCTCATACTATGAACTTGGAGGTACCCGTAAAAGTAGCTCAATTCTTCACGGTTTATCCCTTTTTCAGATACCATACTCAAACGGCTTCAAAGTATTTTGCTCCTTATGGAGTTCATGAAAGAAGTGAAGAATTCTACTCATCAGACTATGACTTGTCAGCGCTAAGCAGTACTTCTTTGGGGCTTGGACTTAAATATTCTCCATTATATGGATTAGCAAGATTTAAAGGCCCATTCTCTAAGAAAACTGGTAGAATTACGAGCTTCAAAAGTGTGGATGTCAGGTTTGCTGATTATACCCGTACTGGAGATAACCCTGACGGAGGTGGTGACTTAGATGCTTATTCAATAAGCTTTGAGTTTACCTTTGTATTCTAA
- a CDS encoding DUF4266 domain-containing protein, producing MKQIKIIFWYALLLVAGGLLQSCVSVAAYQKVYLNDENMELNSRKVEVFETNFEAYREGASGANGGKTGGGCGCN from the coding sequence ATGAAGCAAATTAAAATAATATTTTGGTACGCCCTGCTTCTTGTGGCAGGAGGATTATTGCAAAGCTGTGTATCCGTGGCTGCTTATCAAAAGGTATATCTTAATGATGAGAACATGGAGCTTAACTCCAGAAAAGTGGAGGTTTTCGAAACTAATTTTGAAGCTTACAGAGAAGGAGCTTCTGGTGCTAATGGTGGTAAAACTGGTGGCGGATGCGGATGCAACTAA